One Skermanella pratensis genomic window, TTCTCCAATTACCGCGATCTGCGCAACCGCGCTGGGTTCGCCATGTACCGGGAGGAAGAAATGCTTGGCATATTGCGGTCCGGCGGCTTCGAGGGGACGGTGCTACCGCGCAACATCGGTCCCGGTAATCACCGGAAGGCGTTCCGGGCGCATAAACCGTCGAAGCAGGCCAGGGCGGCGGCGGAATAGATCTGCCGCCACACCGGCATGGGGTCAGGCTTCTGGGTCTCCCGCTGCGAAGGTCCAGCAGCGGTTGCCGGCATAGCTCCAGACCATGACGGCCACCGTGGCGCTCATCTGGGCCAGCAGATAATGCAGGCCGGCCCCTGCGGTCAGCAGGGCCATGATCGCGCTGTTCAGGCACAGGCCCAGCGTGGCGACCGTCAGGAACTTGAAGGCGGTGGGTGCATGGCTCTGGTCGCTGCGGAACACGTAGCGATAGTTAAGGGCATAACTGATAGCGGCTCCGAGGATGAAGCCGGCGCCGGATGCCGGAACGGGGGCCACGCCGAAGCCTTCGCTCAGGACGATCAGCAAACCGTAGTGACCGATCGCCGCAGCGCAGCCGACGAGCGCGAACTGGCTGAACTGACCCAACAGGGAAGCGATGGTCATGGCAAGCTTTGGCGATCCGTGGAAAGGCCAACCTTGTTACCCTTGTTCGCCCCGTTGGATCAAGCGGCGGACAACGGTCGAGCCGGGAAGCTCGCGCCAGGGCGACTCGGAACCTACCGCCATGATGATTTTTGATCTGGACAGGCGGCATGACATTCCCATATAAGGCGCCTCCCACGCGGAACGGCGCGGTCCACGGACGGCACGGACCAAGTGGGAAACTTGTAGAGATCGAGTAATCGACCGCCGGCGGATGGCCCAGGGAAAGTAAGCCTGACTACCCGTTGACGGAAGAAAGCTTAGGTACTATATGAGTTCTCGGTCGGGACTTCGGTCCGGACCGCACTACTGAGAAAACTTCACCGGACGGGTTGACGAGGCTCGGACGGTCTGCTAAATGGAAGAATATGAAGCGCGGACGGAAACGTCGCGGTTCAGCATCTACCCGGACAGGACGGCAGGTTTCGACCCAAGGGTTTTGGGCGGTCTGCGGTTGCCGTCTGGAATGGTTTCGAGGCCGCCTCGGCGGTCGCGGGTTTTGAAGGCCCGCCCGGATCTTTGACAAGTTGATCGTATGAGAGAAGGGATGCGCAGGCGGCGGCGCGGTTTGGCCCGGTTCGGGGCACAAAACGGAGCTGTCAGTCGGGCATCCTGGAAGCTACGCAGAGAATCACATGGTTCAAGGCTTAGGTTCTCGGGACTGTCTTGGGTGACGGTTCCCGTTGAGCGGTTCGGATGTTCCGGCTTCGGCCGGGGCGTTTGGATCGTCTTCAACCTGAGAGTTTGATCCTGGCTCAGAACGAACGCTGGCGGCATGCCTAACACATGCAAGTCGAACGAGGGTCTCGCTTCGGTGGGGCCCTAGTGGCGCACGGGTGAGTAACGCGTGGGAACCTGCCCTGTGGTACGGAATAACTCCGGGAAACTGGAGCTAATACCGTATGTGTCCCCTGGGACAAAGATTCATCGCCACGGGATGGGCCCGCGTAGGATTAGCTTGTTGGTGGGGTAACGGCCTACCAAGGCTTCGATCCTTAGCTGGTCTGAGAGGATGATCAGCCACACTGGGACTGAGACACGGCCCAGACTCCTACGGGAGGCAGCAGTGGGGAATATTGGACAATGGGCGCAAGCCTGATCCAGCAATGCCGCGTGAGTGATGAAGGCCTTCGGGTTGTAAAGCTCTTTCGCACGCGACGATGATGACGGTAGCGTGAGAAGAAGCCCCGGCTAACTTCGTGCCAGCAGCCGCGGTAATACGAAGGGGGCTAGCGTTGTTCGGAATTACTGGGCGTAAAGGGCGCGTAGGCGGTGTGTCAAGTCAGGCGTGAAAGCCCCGGGCTCAACCTGGGAACAGCGCTTGAGACTGGCACGCTCGAGTTCGGGAGAGGATGGTGGAATTCCCAGTGTAGAGGTGAAATTCGTAGATATTGGGAAGAACACCGATGGCGAAGGCAGCCATCTGGACCGACACTGACGCTGAGGCGCGAAAGCGTGGGGAGCAAACAGGATTAGATACCCTGGTAGTCCACGCCGTAAACGATGAGTGCTAGACGTCGGGGTCCTTAGGGCTTCGGTGTCGCAGCTAACGCATTAAGCACTCCGCCTGGGGAGTACGGCCGCAAGGTTAAAACTCAAAGGAATTGACGGGGGCCCGCACAAGCGGTGGAGCATGTGGTTTAATTCGAAGCAACGCGCAGAACCTTACCAGCCCTTGACATGGGCGTCGCGGATGGGGAGACCCATCCTTCGGTTCGGCCGGACGCCGCACAGGTGCTGCATGGCTGTCGTCAGCTCGTGTCGTGAGATGTTGGGTTAAGTCCCGCAACGAGCGCAACCCTCATCTTCAGTTGCCATCGGGTAACGCCGGGCACTCTGGAGAAACCGCCGGTGACAAGCCGGAGGAAGGCGGGGATGACGTCAAGTCCTCATGGCCCTTATGGGCTGGGCTACACACGTGCTACAATGGTGGTGACAGTGGGCAGCGAGACCGCGAGGTCGAGCCAATCTCCAAAAGCCATCTCAGTTCGGATTGCACTCTGCAACTCGGGTGCATGAAGTTGGAATCGCTAGTAATCGCGGATCAGCACGCCGCGGTGAATACGTTCCCGGGCCTTGTACACACCGCCCGTCACACCATGGGAGTTGGCTTTACCCGAAGCCGGTGCGCTAACTCGGCAACGAGAGGCAGCCGACCACGGTCAGGTCAGCGACTGGGGTGAAGTCGTAACAAGGTAGCCGTAGGGGAACCTGCGGCTGGATCACCTCCTTTCTAAGGAAGCCTCCGGGCCGGGCCTGGATCTTCGGATCCGCCGCGCCGCCGCCTCCGCATCCCTTCTCATCAGACAGCGCTTCCAAGCGCCGGGAAACCGGCGCCGGGGCGTATCTGCTGGGAAGCGGTTTGTGTCCGCGCATCATGGGTGCACGGATACGGGATCTATTTACATCGTGAAGAGGATAAGTGACCAAGGATGACCCGACAGGGCCTTCTTCCGGCAACGGGAGAGCGTCGGTTGGGTCGTGATGCATCTTCTCGACGACCGTCCGCGTGCGGGTTTGCCCCTGCGCGTGGCGTTCGGAGAGTTCGAAAGATCAAGCGTCTGAAGGGCATCTGGTGGATGCCTTGGCACTGAGAGGCGATGAAGGACGCAGCACGTTGCGATAAGCCACG contains:
- a CDS encoding GtrA family protein, with translation MTIASLLGQFSQFALVGCAAAIGHYGLLIVLSEGFGVAPVPASGAGFILGAAISYALNYRYVFRSDQSHAPTAFKFLTVATLGLCLNSAIMALLTAGAGLHYLLAQMSATVAVMVWSYAGNRCWTFAAGDPEA